The genomic region ACTCCTCGAAGGAGACGCCGAGGCCCTTGGCGCGGTCGTGGTACATCTCCCGCAGGTCGGCTTCGTCCATGCCGCCGGGGCAAATGATGTTGGCGCGGACGCCCGAGGGGCCGGCCTCCTTGGCGATGGTCTGGGTCAGTCCCAGGAGGCCCCACTTGGCGGCGCACAGGGAACCGCGCAGCGCCATGCCCTCGCGTCCGGCAGTGCCGGAGATGCTGACGATGCTGCCGCGTTTCTGTTCGATCATGACCTTGAGCGCGGCCTTGCAGCAGAGGAAGATCGCCTTGAGGTTGACGTTGAGGACGTTGTCCCATTCCTCCTCGGTGATCTCGTGCACCTCGACCATGGGGCCGCGGAAGCCGACGCTGTTGACGAGGATGTCCAGCCGGCCCCAGCGCGCCACCACGTCCGCCACCATTCGCTCCACCTGCGCCAGGTCGGTGGCGTCGGCCGTGATGGCCACCGCCTCGCCGCCCTTCTCCCGGATGGCTTGAACGACGCCGTCCAGCTCGGTCTGCGTCCTCTCCAGATCCACAAGGGCGATTTTCGCGCCCTCGCCGGCGAAGGTGCCGGCGATGGCTTCGCCGATGCCGCGGGCGCCGCCGACGATGACTGCTACTTGGTCTGCCAGCTTCATGGTTCCTCCCAGCCTTGGTCGCCGTGATTGTTGAGGGATGTGGCCACTACGATACGCCACTACGCCACACCCCGAATCGTCATCGCCACCACGCCACGCCCCGAATCGTCATCGCCACCACGCCACGCCCCGAATCGTCATTCCCGCGAAAGCGGGAATCCAGGGGTGGTGGTGGGGCACTACAGCGGCGTTTCCCCGCCTCGCCACCCCTGGATTCCCGCTTCCGCGGGAATGACGATTCGAGGGGGCTCTGCTTCCCCGGTTTGACGACTCGGGGGTTGGTGCCAGTTCTTGTCCGGGCGACGTCGTGACATAGCCGCTTCCGCGGGAATGACGATTCGGGGGGCTCTGCTTCCCCGGTTTTGACGACTCGGGGGTTGGTGCCAGTTCTTGTCCGGGCGACGTCATGACATAGCCTGTTCCGCGGGAATGACGAGGTGTACGGTGTAGCGCCTTCCCACTCGAACGATGGGTTCAGACGTAAAAGTACCACTCCCGTCACGAATGCATCAAGCCGCCCCCAGCGCGGTCACCACGGCGATGACTCCGGCGACGGTGACGCCGGAGAAGATCGTGGTCCAGAATACGACGTCGCCGGTGAGCTCGGCGTCGCCGTCGAGCTCGATGGTCAGGATGAGGGTGTTGACGGCGGTGGGGGCGGCGGCGCCGATGATGAGGTGGGCGCCGGGCCAGGGCCAGAGGCCGAAGGCG from Deltaproteobacteria bacterium harbors:
- a CDS encoding SDR family NAD(P)-dependent oxidoreductase; this encodes MKLADQVAVIVGGARGIGEAIAGTFAGEGAKIALVDLERTQTELDGVVQAIREKGGEAVAITADATDLAQVERMVADVVARWGRLDILVNSVGFRGPMVEVHEITEEEWDNVLNVNLKAIFLCCKAALKVMIEQKRGSIVSISGTAGREGMALRGSLCAAKWGLLGLTQTIAKEAGPSGVRANIICPGGMDEADLREMYHDRAKGLGVSFEELWEGVLAHTPLRKHALHEEVANAALFLASSDSSHTTGEALNVSGGRLMS